The Bombus pascuorum chromosome 13, iyBomPasc1.1, whole genome shotgun sequence nucleotide sequence AAAGTTAATGGTCCTTGTATTTCAACACCTCCCTCTCTTGTGATTATTCCAAGTTGATActaaaaattgagaaatataaatatttcctataatgtgacataagtataaaatagtataaacaTAAGGTTCtgatataattacataacTTACTTTTGGGAAAGATCGTGCATCTCTATAAAAAAGAACTTGCATCACTTTGTACAGAAGCTCAACTGCTTGTTCTTTAgtcatttctttattttcttcataaGCTTTTCTTAAGATAGGCGTTGCCATATATGCACCATATCCAGTTGCTATTACTGGGTCACTATAACCTGTGCCAAGTTTATCCACAGTACCCAAAAACCTAAAtgggaaatgaaaaatactatgcatgtatataaaaataaaagaagaacaaaataCTTACAGTTTATCACCCTCCAAACCAccaataatgaaattattccaAAACGGATCAAAACGTGATCTTCTATTGTACATTACTTGAGTTAACCAACAGTGAAGAGCTTTTGGTTTTAAAGATAAACCATCATCCAAACATTCTTCTTCAAGACTAtaagaagtaaaaaattataaaattatcataaaataataattacatatatgtatatataaaatatacatttttctttcaatgttGCTCTTCAAGCACTGATAATCAGCATAATCTCCTCCGGCACCAAGGATAATATTGTCATTGACTTTCATCACACGTTCAAGATTCCTAAATCTAGCCAATGATCCATAGGAACCAAGAATATCTGCTGCTATAAGAACACCATCTTTAAATTGGATTCCAACTACAGATGTACCAGTTGTCATAGGGGTcctataaagtaataaaacacaattcaatttacaaaaagatGAAGTCATAGAGGTTGGAAAGGTtagaagaattaaattaaacaatataatcTAAATTTCATATGTTTTCTATcgaatctttattttattagaatatcgAAAACTTAAATACTTTAATTACTTGTATAtgcttattaatttttatgaaattgaagatgacatgcaatatttaaaagaaactttctAAGGCAAATTGAATAGACGATAAAGCTTTTTACTGTGATCTTTGCAATCCCCCGACATCGGAATGTGTAGAACCTCCCGGGAAATGATAAAATGCACCAGGTGCAGGACCATTTTGCCACAAAGGAGCTGGAGTATACCAATCTGCTTTATTCAGAAGCGCCATGTTTCTTAGAAGTTTAAAACACTGAAATGTCATTTGGTTGAAGTATGATTCGGAGCCTGAACGACAAGCTTGCCTTTCAAAAAATAGTTCCTAAAATCTTCATctagatatatttaatttttcctgaaagttgttttttcgattaatCTCGATAGTAGAATCGAATATCTCGATATTTCGATTCTCGAAGTTTAAAGATCTTGCTGAAACTCTGGAACTCTTGTGAGTGCAttaaattacgatattataGGTAATTATTGcggtattattttatgtatattattataatacataatagttataatattgttaatataatacagcattttatagatattttattttatgtttatgatACAATTGCAAAAAACACTTCGCTTTCAAAGAACAACTGTCTTATATATTCGTTGCAAACCTGGAATTATTACTTGATCATCATTTTACTTATGGAGAGTTgggtgaaaataaattttcctatAACTAGTTCAAGGAAAACCAATGCAAGACATGTTGTGATACATTAAaggaaatgataaaatttgcaGTAAGTGTAAATTATGTTAAGAaacttattttacaataatatatatgtatattaagaTATCTTTTTAAGTTATCTGTAgcagaaacaatatttttggaggaagattaaatttatttcatatatttttaatccaaATAGGAAATCtctttattactatatatacacgaataattataatgatatGCCATTAGCATAAGCAGTATGACATTCGGTAggttacatttattattacaatagattagcataaacataaaaatggaaagacAGCTTTAGAGGAACATTTTCGAAACAATAAAGAAAAGCAAATCAGTCCTTAGGATAAATGTATCCAAGTTTCATAAACTTTTTGGTACTATTTTTCCAGCTATTACCAGCTGTCTTTAAATATAGTATGCAagagatattaatattattaagataAAGTTATGAGAAAATTTTGTGATGGAAGATGAATTATCTTTACCTATGTTTACATTATCTTTATCACTGATTATCTGACTATTTTCAGATACAACTATATTAATCCATCTTAGTAAAGGATATGTCATATCTGTTAAATTTAAAGAGCCTTTAAAGAGATTTGCGCACTTTCCATGGAAATCGTCAGTATCGATGCTCCAAATCATTACACCGGCTAATTTTAAGCTCATTGCGTATTCGATCTGAAagttttggaaaaatattatattgtagaAGTAACACGTGTAGTATTATCATTTGTTATCGTCGCTTGTAATAGATTAAACTAATCAACCTTTGCTTTTAAACTCCTGAGATTatcatatactataacatgATCATCGTTAATGACATAAGGTGTATCGCTAGTATTATCCCAGCCAGAAGTCCAGTTACCTTTATGACTCACTAATTCTTCACAAATCTAAAACATCGTACATGttatcattttattagaaCGAACGAATAgatagattattattaatagaattaacGTATCTAATCAATATAACAAAAGTAAAATGTACTTCATTAAATCCCATAAAACCTTCTTGGTCAGTGTAAGGCCCCTTAAATCCACTTGTTATGGTTGTTCGATTAATTGGACTTTCTTGGGAAGAATTTAATTTGCTTGCCAATATATAAGTTCTGCCATACATGGGCAGGCCTAAGATTGTTTTATTCGCTGGTGCACCTTTacttaacaaataattaagtGTGTCCatctgaaaattttattgcgtTATGTGTTCCATCTACGATACTTGTTACtcattgtaatttttctaaatgcaTTACCACGCTCAGACCGTCTCCACTTCTTAATGGTGCATTCGGAAGCACTTTCATATCCCATGATCCATGATAATCATAGGCCATTACATGGATATAGTCGagatatttggaaatttcggGAATATCGTATGCCGTATCGATAATTGCTTTATTAGAACCTAAAGCTGCTGTTAGTAGATAGTTGGACTCGTTGAATGCTTCTTTTAATTGCTATTAGAATAGAGAATACGATTAATTTCTGGCTAAGATAAAACtgtaatttcgataaaattacattacgtTACGTCGTTTACCTTCACAAGAAtggcaaaatataatttgtcttCTGGATTACCACCCCGTGATCCCGGATATTCCCAATCTAGATCGAATCCATCGAACTTGTATTCCCTGTAAAATAGAAACTATCATATAAATCAGCAAAGTATAAAACTATCTTAATATTCGATTCCATACTCAAGGAAGTCCACTACGCTCTTAACGAATGTAGCTCTTCGTGTAGGGGATGAAGCGAGTAAAGAGTAATTTTTACTACCCTCGTTCCATCCTCCGATTGCGAGTAGGATGTTTAAACCTGGATACTGTTCACGAAGTTCGGtcatttttttgtaattatctGGAATATTATGACGGCTATAGAACGAAAATGCTATTCATAGATGTGCAATATAGATATATCTTCAATCGTATCGAGTAATTTACAATATGTATCTACCCTTGTCAATATCTATGTTGGGATCGAGGCTCTTAATGGTCCATGATGTGCTGTCTAATCCGGCGAACGCGTATATGATGTGCGTGCAAAGTTCCGGACGGATATGAGGGATTCCAAATTTTCCATCATTATTTCTATAAACGGCCCAGGAAGCGACATAACAAGTTACTACCTTGTTATGCTTAATCCTTAATAGAGCTTAGTGGAGAAAGAAATGTAGTTTTAATGTACaattgttataatttcttttctcttttcgcaaaaaattcatttccatgtatatacatatgataGATTATTTTTTGAATGATGTCCCAGgcttgttattttttatcgataaaatatgCGAACATGAATCATTCATAAAATATGCCCGCGCGCgcttttgttatttatttgatgtaaatatgaaaaacatCAAGTCCTTGAGATAACTTTCTattaagttattaattatagaaaagtaTTTCCAGTTATTTACATATCTTCGAGGAATGAAGTTAAACAAAGATTCCATCGAAATGTCAGATTTCCATTGCATAAGCTACCGAACAAAATGTCAAACGTATTCTAGACTTTCCTCCCCGTTGCATAGTGTGTCAAATAATAGCAATGTAATTTACAGCCGGACCACATACAAACTTTTGTATttcgtacatatatacatagaatttGGTAAAAAGATTGGCTTATTTTATTGGCTTAACTGATTTAATACatcatttattgaaaaatttcatcacATATTATGATGACTGAATATTGTACTTATAACGAATGGTAAacgttgatatttaaatacgcgtttcaattttctatttttaattttaatttaaattttaaatgtcatATTTTATGCCTCGTTCACTTTATCTACATTTTTAACATCACAAATTTTAGGTGCCTGGAGTGATACAAATTTGGTCCTCTTTCACCATCGTCCTTTGGATGTAAGTAccgtttgaaatttaatttacgcGCTATCGCGTTAATGTTAAGGGaatgatttcaatttaatacgTACTCACCTAGAATACCATTGCTACAGAAGAATAATATTGTAAGCAGAGATAGGAAGATACACGCCTTCATTATCGAGAACCGCTACGTGAATGCCGAGTTATTGCCCTGGTAGATAGCTTTCACTTGACCACAATACGGTACTTCAATCCtcggagaagaagaaaagcatTCGTGCGTGTAGCTTGAAAAAGGACGGAGCTAAAACCTGTTGTTGAAAATTCTTGTACGATAAAAGTGTAGAGCAAACagtaaagatataaatatatactatgtaataaatttttagataGATATCAGGAGATAACCAAATGAAATGATTCTATCGACTTCCGGTATAGATAGTGGTTTTTGGTAAACAAGAAAGTATTGATCAATTATAACAGTTATTCATAACCGCTGGCATGGACTCgacattaattatatttcttgttatattatatatatatatatatcacattTTCCAAGAAcgaattattcaataaaaagaagatgTTCTTATTCGATACTTTgcgaagaagaattttataattttattgaataatttgatCTTAGACATTACGTCagatgaatgaaatttaatatttttgttaaggTTGCTGCAATAAGTATCGGCTTTCATAGGCTACGAACTTCTTTGTGAACaaatcaattaatattattgcaatATTCAATTATCCTATTAAGCAAGCAATTGTCCTATTAATGACATATTTatcttaaacaattttttaatgaattataaagttctatatgaaaataaatttcgagaAGTTGCAGTCTCGGGGTATTAATAGAACAGAATACGTAGTTGAGTCTTCTGCGCCTTCGTGGCAGCCGTGCAaactaaaatttgaaatttctccaTTTCGCGCGGTGTCATATTAGAAAGTTGAAGGAACCGCAGAGAGCTCGtcgaaaatatggaaaatttagtatacaacgaGGTGTTACTGCTTCAAAATAGTGAGGATCTTGATTTTAATCATTCTGTATGCACAGTTATTAACATATTCCGGGCAGATCACGAGAATTCTcgtgtttattttattccttgaAGCCGATCACGAAAATTTTCATACCCTACTCATACTCTAATCATACTTTAGCTATAGTTAATAATGAAATGACTTGTAAAATGACAATATGTTAATTCAAGTTAGAGTGATTTGTCGTATTTTCACGTAAACAAACGAACATCGAAATTTTCAGGAAAATCCGAATAGTATCCGGGTATTGATAGAACGCATCAGATACATTCTTGAATCAACCGCACTCTGGTGGTGAGTTTGGAaactaaaatttgaaattttagtattttGCATGGTGTCATATCAAGAAGAGGAAGTAACTGGTGAGACCTCGtcgtaaatatgaaaaataagatataCAATACGAAGTCATTGCTCCAAAATAGTTAGTATCTTCATTTGgttcattttatattcataatccaatataatttatagtgATTAGTCATTTTTAGCACACCTTTTCGTGCATTGTGTCTTTTATCTATTGCAACGTATCTTTAGCTGACAAAAAAAGTGTGCGATATTTGATTCATACAAAGTAGTTTTGAAACTTTAATAACAGATATTCACAGTTACAATTTGTTCACATTGGATGCATTATAGAATATTCATAGATACTTGATatctattacgaaatattttataatgcataataatattttaactgtATCATATAACTACATATTTCATATCCTTAATATGATATCCGTGTGTCTATGGTAAATGAATAATAGTTGATTCATAGTTTTGAAAGGtagtattttcataaaacatCGTTTCATTAAACATAAAGAAGAAGATTTGTTTATACATTAATGTTCCAAAGTTAGTTTAAATGTTTGTTTGTAAGTGGTTGGTGGTAACAGACACTTGCAGTCTTGCATGTGTTCGTTGTATACCAGGTACTTAAAACTCGCTCAACCTTAGTTTATAAACATAAGATAAATGGCCGGCAGCTAATACTGACGCATCGTTCCCACAAACGCGCAACTATTGGTAAAAGTTATTTTAGCGATACTGGCAGATGTTTAGCGAATATCTCGGAAGTGAGACCATCCCTTATATAAAGCAAAaagttattcaaaatattgatttcTACAACATATCCAAAAGTCATCGAAATCGCAGGGTAGATAACGTTTCTACAGTTTCACCTAACAAATAATGCGAGCCAATTGGCTGCAATCGCGATTGGAGTTttgttaattgaaaaatttattagattGTTGTTGTAGATACAAAGGTTTTGTCATAGTTGAAATATAGAATggctatttaatattaatatttctggACTTCTGTAAATTTATACTAGATTTAAGATAAGATGTCCCCCACTTGACTCCCATATAATGTCACGTTTATCTAGTTCTTAATAAGTATCGTATGTTATTATCATCACATATTTTacttatcaattattattattatatattatactatactatCAGTATATTATCGTATACTATCGTATGTATTAAAATCTAGTTCCAATTCCGATCGCTATGAACGCTGTAATCCTATTCTATACTGAATCGATAATGTTGTGAATATCATTAAAATGGTAAATGATTTCAGACCCTCAAGACATGGAATGTAGAAATACATTAACTGATAGATCTATTCTGCACTTCATCTGTGGTCATATCTCTATTAAGatgtagaaaaaaaatacatttcggAGATTATTGAAAGCATAACTTCGACTAAAAATCGTTGAATGTTAACAGAGGCATAGGATGCGAAAGGAGATCTTCACCCACCATAATGTCTATAGTACTacttgtaaaagaaagatagagaaagatCAATTACCAGTAACTCTATATAGTCatacagttttattattacataatgaatTAAGTCGTTACTGAAAACTAATGGATTGTTCCTCTCTTAAACCaaaattgtatacttttaGATTTTCATTGTAGGAactgatttttaaataattttttgatgcATATTTAAGGCCGAACTTCTTATCGaatgttatatacattatatacatatatctacacttgttaatatataatttgctgtttaaaaagaaatgttgctagatttttcttttgatgTAATTCAGGTATTTAAACAATTCGgaatatatatagaagttaATCTCGTAAGTAATTaactgaataattttttttgttgattttatttaagGGGTGTAACGTACGAGATATGTACATATCTACTCTTATCAAAAGATGCATCACTTTTTATAGTCCGTAGTGCTCGTCTATGACGTCACAGTGGGCGGGTCTGTGTAATATAGGAAATAGAAGTACCTTATTCATTCTATACTCCTGTTCACTACCGGCTAGTTTGAATCAGAATTTATACTCTCAGTAGGTACATATTTAGTTGTTTCTGTATGTGAATGTAGCTTTTTTAGTTTCTGATATTTGAAGCTAATAATTCCAAACATTTTCAATGCAAGTTTCTTAATAGATTTTTTCAatcttagatattttacattaatattaaatattttacaattgatATTGAtagttattaataatcataatgtaaatacaaaatcaaaataatgtaaatcaAAATTgctacatataattataattaatttatacatttcttattttcatcttcAATAACATACATCTGCAAGTTTAAACATTCTGTTTTTATAGTTTTCAATGGAAGTAAATTCTTGTTAGTCATATCAGAGATATCTTCATTGATAATCCATGGAAAATCTTCACAACAAGgattttcatttaaagttACATGTGCAGTTTCatatgttttaatttcaatggAGAAAGATGAATCTTCTGGCAATGGTTTTAAATAAGATTCACACATGGAtagtttcaaacaaattgtTCTCAATGATTCTTCTGTTTTTAGATAGTATGGATCttttctgaaataaatttcagattaGACAATAACATAATGCTGACATTATAAGATTCTTCACAAGCATATACGTATGCTTACTCTGTATACATACTCTGTGCTATTTGCTTGCAATTTAACAAGATcaaagacaaatttttcaattggtTCTTTCCTTTTGTTATAGAAGACCAGGTTCACCGCTCTGACACTATTTTCATCctcttttattaattctctGATTGCATTTAACACATTTCTTATGTATTCATTGAGCTCAGGATGTTCAGacacatatacacatatgctgtatatcttcttttttacaaatatttccttGGGATATAAATTTCTGAAGAACAGAATGTGATTAAATGCTACTTCTAGAAATTCCAGCAGGATATCAGTAgtaactataaataaaataataaatatgttccATTACTTGTTATCATcttatttgtatttctaataaatcaacaaataatatttacctattttattatcagacattttttaatatatttataaaatgataaaaatatagctgTGTGTTAGTAGTttcaataaaagaatattcaatCTTCTATTCTCAGTGCAGGTAATTTTCTCttgttaataactttttatatgttcatatgtaaaatgatataacaaaaatgatatttatgaaatttctattatgtatatgcaaacatatttaatattgtttgttCGAGAGAGATTAttgctttatttttaataaataacatagtaaataaattctaaaaaaatatatgcatattaaCTTAAACGCGagaaattatttagcgatTGATTTGACGCGTGCCTAGACCAAAGCCGACTGCATATGGCGGTCAGTGTATACCAGAAACGATTATAGTGTTTTGATGatacattttcatttgttcACGAAAGGTGTCGATGGATGCTTGAGTTCAGTAAGCTTGAAAACGTGATAAGTTTTTTTCGCAGTCAGATAATGTTGTAGAAGAAGCACAGTACTTTACAACATTCGCAGCGGCATTTTTCATAACCTCAACAGTCAGGAACAGTACGGTACTTTTATgtgagtatatatatacacagtTTTTGATATACGAAACTGTTCAATTGTTAAACACTAAGCTTTACGTCGATACattatttacgattatttttatattactaaactttcgaaaatatacgttttacaaaattgattattttatgtggtactttcgttttatttttattctgtaGTGTTGTAGTGTGATTTTCTCATGGCGCGAAATGGAACATGTaataaatcgaatttgaaacatatgtattgtatataatataattttgcgtaaagttttcgtataaaatcaaaataagataaaaagtatcaacatggaaatattttaatttaattattaaaaatatattatctgtttgttaatattttagataaaaatgcCGCCAACAAAAAAGACTGATTTAGACAAATTAGCATGGGCTTGGGTGGAAAGTGTGGTATTAGACCAAATAGAAAGGATACATTTGGAAACTGCGTATAGAATAGGTTTAAAAGCATGTAAAAATTGCAAGTAAGTTATATgcttatttaaaacattatatattcatatgaaataatattcttttcaatcatattaaaataaatgatttgtTTACAGACGTAATTGCACAAATAATCCACAATGTTTGACTGGATTAGGAGAAGAGAAGTACATGAAGTCGCAACCCGCAGAAGTAATGCCTTTAGAAAGTTCTTTATCTGAATTACGTGATCCTACCCAATATGTTGGTCTAAAGAATTTAGGTGCAACTTGTTATGTTAATAGCTTAATTCAAATGTGGTTTCATAATGAAGACATGAGGTATGTATTTATTGACACTATTAACATTTAGCTTATACTTcatttatttgcaaatatctactacaaaatgaaattttatatttccagGAGGATAATATACAAGTGGGATATCACAGAAGATCCAGAGGAAAGGGAAGCAGTGTGTCAAGCTGAGAAGAAAGGAGTACCGTTTCATCCAGTGACAGCAGTAGGACAGTtgcaatatatatttgcaatgaTGCAATTCGGAAATCGTCGTCTGCTCGATCCGATGAATCTCGCGATCGCATTGTCTTTGGATACTAGAACTCAGCAGGATGCACAGGAATTCTCCAAGCTACTTCTCTGCCATATCGAAGGGAAACTCCAACAAAACTCAGAACTGAAGCAGATGCTGCAGAGGCTGACCCAAGGAAAATACAGCTATATCAATTGGTGGGTTTTCTGAAGTGGAAAACAAATGAGAATTGTCCTAAACGATGATGATGCTGATGATCTTGACGATGAGAACATGGTAGGACACGTTGCTCGCTGCGGTGACTGGTGCGATCAACTGATCTGACCGAGAGAAGCTAATTCCGTCTAAATAACGCGAGTTTTATGTTTGACGCAGTTGCTCTAAATGCGGAACTGAATATCCAACCTCCACTACATTCTACGAATTGGATCTACAACTCGCAGCCACTCTGAAAGAGGCAGTAGAGAAATACTTATCTGTGGAACAATTGACTGGAGCAAATCAATATCACTGCGTTACCTGCAATGACAAAAAAGATGCGCGCCGGTTTATACGCTTGGAATCTCTTCCAGAAACATTAAACATACAATTAATGCGTTTTGTGTTTCATAggtacttttattttattacgtttatattatactattagattGTTACATATTATGTTAATAGAATATGTTACTTTGTCTTTGTTAGAGATTCTGGGCAGAAAAGAAAGTTGAATTCTTTTATACAATTCCCGGAAGATCTCGATATGTCAGAATATGTTAGGTGTCCGCCACAAACTCATTTGTATAATCTCGTCGCAGTTTTAAGTCATAAAGGCCCATCTGCACATTCAGGTCACTATATTGCGAATATATGCAATTCAAATGGCGAATGGTATCAATTTAGTGACGATAAAGTGGAAAAAATGCAGAATAAAAGAATCGAGGATGGTGTTAGTGGTGAgtacgaattttattataatgtaataaagaaattatttaataaaacgataaaatgtagttagaattttctattacaGAGAATTTGAAGGTAGTAAAACGGGGACGTATACCGAAAGGATTTTTGTCTTCTAATACCGCGTATATGTTAGTTTATAAGAAAGTCACTCCAGAAAAACGAACATGTagtacaaagaaaaataagttgAAAAAGCTAGATGGAGAAAccaatagtaataataatacaacagctatggaaaaaattgtaataattcaagaaaaatcAGACTCATTAAACGAAGAGAAACACAAATGCTATACAACGTCAGGTGTttctgatataaataattctgagaaaatattgaaacctGATATGGAGAGCAAACAGGAAATGGAAATTTCGAGAGCATCTCCAGAAAATGTTGCAATAGAACAGTCTGTGAACGCAGATTCTACCTTTGATGAACAAAATGGCAAACATTACGAATTCGACAATAAAGAAGATAAGCCCGATATGGATATGAAGAAACCAGTTGTAAAAGTTGTGAAGTTGGACTACAAGCGGTTAAATGGTGCTGCGCATAGAGCTATGAGTTGTGGGGAACGTGATTTTTACGAAGAGGTTGGTATATttagtttttcttttatttctcttatgGATATTCATATGGACgcattatattactttatagaTGGAGTTTGAAAATTGGGAAGTGAGTACAACGTTGCGCGACTTAGTGAGGCAGGAGAATGTGAAACACGAATTAAGCTTATTGGCTATTCAACAAGAAAAAGTAGGTATTAATAACAGTAACAGATTGAGTTTAATCAGTTAAGAAGCATTCTCAACGATGTTTCTTGTAGCAAAAGGAGATCGAAGATCAGAATTTAAAGAGACAACTTGTCATAGacgtgtataatattatttcgaacGTAGTTTCGTGGGACACATATCAATGGATTCCAAACGATTGGTTATCAAAATGGCTCAATGGACACTTATCTGTCGATGGAGTACCACCAATAGACAATTCTACATTAATGTGTTCGCATTATCGACTTGATCCTTTGAAAGTGAATCGTGCAAAGTGTATACCTGTCACAGCTGCGGATTTACTTTATGATAAATATCGTGGAGGACCGCGATTagatgaaaattctttttgcGAAATTTGCGTGAAACGTCGGTACAAGCTACTTCGTTTTAAGATATCGCTTGAACGTGATCACAAGGAAGTTAGTGAACTCgttcgaaatttcaaagaacCGTGAGTCTtctgtattaataataattttaaaacgaacgcattattttgtaaaagaaaaataaattttattttcatggtAACAGGTCTGAGACTAGTTATATCGTGGGTGCTGATTCACTGAGATCATGGCGAAGACTTGCGATGGAAAAATTTACGGACGATATGGAGCAGGAAATTGAGGATGAAGACTGTCAAGATCCGAGTGGCTCGCAGGAAGATAGTAAAATTGGTACAAGTAAAGAAAGTGAAGGACTGAAAGAACCGGTGGAAGGTGAAGAGAACGAAGTCATAATCTATTTCAATGAGGATTTACTTTGTGAGCACAGTTCATTGAAAACACCAGATTCGACAAGAAAAATAGTGCCCCGCGAAGCTTGGGTGATacttcgaaaat carries:
- the LOC132913710 gene encoding ubiquitin carboxyl-terminal hydrolase 48-like isoform X1, whose product is MPPTKKTDLDKLAWAWVESVVLDQIERIHLETAYRIGLKACKNCKRNCTNNPQCLTGLGEEKYMKSQPAEVMPLESSLSELRDPTQYVGLKNLGATCYVNSLIQMWFHNEDMRRIIYKWDITEDPEEREAVCQAEKKGVPFHPVTAVGQLQYIFAMMQFGNRRLLDPMNLAIALSLDTRTQQDAQEFSKLLLCHIEGKLQQNSELKQMLQRLTQGKYSYINCCSKCGTEYPTSTTFYELDLQLAATLKEAVEKYLSVEQLTGANQYHCVTCNDKKDARRFIRLESLPETLNIQLMRFVFHRDSGQKRKLNSFIQFPEDLDMSEYVRCPPQTHLYNLVAVLSHKGPSAHSGHYIANICNSNGEWYQFSDDKVEKMQNKRIEDGVSEFSITENLKVVKRGRIPKGFLSSNTAYMLVYKKVTPEKRTCSTKKNKLKKLDGETNSNNNTTAMEKIVIIQEKSDSLNEEKHKCYTTSGVSDINNSEKILKPDMESKQEMEISRASPENVAIEQSVNADSTFDEQNGKHYEFDNKEDKPDMDMKKPVVKVVKLDYKRLNGAAHRAMSCGERDFYEEMEFENWEVSTTLRDLVRQENVKHELSLLAIQQEKQKEIEDQNLKRQLVIDVYNIISNVVSWDTYQWIPNDWLSKWLNGHLSVDGVPPIDNSTLMCSHYRLDPLKVNRAKCIPVTAADLLYDKYRGGPRLDENSFCEICVKRRYKLLRFKISLERDHKEVSELVRNFKEPSETSYIVGADSLRSWRRLAMEKFTDDMEQEIEDEDCQDPSGSQEDSKIGTSKESEGLKEPVEGEENEVIIYFNEDLLCEHSSLKTPDSTRKIVPREAWVILRKYFPESKEYSIGAASCSICEEKMENAQKAKKDDKIKAKQQRDELNDLYHGRNRNEILKCEDPEKTFYIVEKGFLDSWRSFIRYAEVFSKTPPVGIRNAFLLCEPHKGFLYSPSVNNELYTIITADEWAKLMQFYDVDYPIIIKKIKSDFHTQPSLCAACMLVRVEQERLESLKYDRATIYIKCVEDNEDTKLENDLEVAAKRPKMENTRPSRTRRNLKGSHELKVSSEITLKELKLMTMQICGAGPYDQHLMLGEHELTDHSQSLAALGIFPGALLTLKIDTPIENEADVTSDVNNPESTFPEKGFKGTELVPS
- the LOC132913710 gene encoding ubiquitin carboxyl-terminal hydrolase 48-like isoform X2; translation: MPPTKKTDLDKLAWAWVESVVLDQIERIHLETAYRIGLKACKNCKRNCTNNPQCLTGLGEEKYMKSQPAEVMPLESSLSELRDPTQYVGLKNLGATCYVNSLIQMWFHNEDMRRIIYKWDITEDPEEREAVCQAEKKGVPFHPVTAVGQLQYIFAMMQFGNRRLLDPMNLAIALSLDTRTQQDAQEFSKLLLCHIEGKLQQNSELKQMLQRLTQGKYSYINCCSKCGTEYPTSTTFYELDLQLAATLKEAVEKYLSVEQLTGANQYHCVTCNDKKDARRFIRLESLPETLNIQLMRFVFHRDSGQKRKLNSFIQFPEDLDMSEYVRCPPQTHLYNLVAVLSHKGPSAHSGHYIANICNSNGEWYQFSDDKVEKMQNKRIEDGVSENLKVVKRGRIPKGFLSSNTAYMLVYKKVTPEKRTCSTKKNKLKKLDGETNSNNNTTAMEKIVIIQEKSDSLNEEKHKCYTTSGVSDINNSEKILKPDMESKQEMEISRASPENVAIEQSVNADSTFDEQNGKHYEFDNKEDKPDMDMKKPVVKVVKLDYKRLNGAAHRAMSCGERDFYEEMEFENWEVSTTLRDLVRQENVKHELSLLAIQQEKQKEIEDQNLKRQLVIDVYNIISNVVSWDTYQWIPNDWLSKWLNGHLSVDGVPPIDNSTLMCSHYRLDPLKVNRAKCIPVTAADLLYDKYRGGPRLDENSFCEICVKRRYKLLRFKISLERDHKEVSELVRNFKEPSETSYIVGADSLRSWRRLAMEKFTDDMEQEIEDEDCQDPSGSQEDSKIGTSKESEGLKEPVEGEENEVIIYFNEDLLCEHSSLKTPDSTRKIVPREAWVILRKYFPESKEYSIGAASCSICEEKMENAQKAKKDDKIKAKQQRDELNDLYHGRNRNEILKCEDPEKTFYIVEKGFLDSWRSFIRYAEVFSKTPPVGIRNAFLLCEPHKGFLYSPSVNNELYTIITADEWAKLMQFYDVDYPIIIKKIKSDFHTQPSLCAACMLVRVEQERLESLKYDRATIYIKCVEDNEDTKLENDLEVAAKRPKMENTRPSRTRRNLKGSHELKVSSEITLKELKLMTMQICGAGPYDQHLMLGEHELTDHSQSLAALGIFPGALLTLKIDTPIENEADVTSDVNNPESTFPEKGFKGTELVPS